The proteins below come from a single Anaerolineales bacterium genomic window:
- a CDS encoding DUF4491 family protein, which yields MTLFGPALGIVTLLVIGMGFVWVVRAEYYFGYLWWPYVMGAGTALVVASLFVPSVWVSALLGVLGASLVWGSTELKNQAVRTELGWFPFNAGQKLQPPFADRIRRWGAPAL from the coding sequence ATGACTCTCTTCGGACCGGCCCTTGGCATCGTCACCTTGCTCGTTATCGGTATGGGATTCGTTTGGGTAGTTCGAGCGGAGTACTACTTTGGCTACCTTTGGTGGCCGTACGTCATGGGGGCTGGTACCGCATTGGTCGTTGCATCGCTGTTCGTGCCGTCGGTTTGGGTATCGGCGCTCCTGGGGGTGCTGGGCGCATCGCTGGTTTGGGGGTCGACCGAGCTGAAGAACCAGGCGGTGCGCACCGAGCTGGGCTGGTTCCCCTTCAACGCCGGGCAAAAGTTGCAGCCGCCATTCGCCGATCGAATTCGTCGATGGGGCGCGCCGGCACTGTGA
- a CDS encoding DUF4491 family protein, producing MSLNVVGLAAAMAAFLGVWLGHVYVRRLESASTTLGVPIALAGLIGLGLEVAAVLSRSPIVSAGLGILGMTALWDMLELRRQARRVAAGHAPANPSNPRHARLLLEGRATTVDWMAREPEGHRLTPEELAAHVRKLQTVPGPIERRGA from the coding sequence TTCCTGGGCGTCTGGCTGGGCCATGTCTACGTTCGAAGGCTGGAGTCCGCGTCCACGACGCTTGGGGTTCCCATCGCGCTGGCGGGCTTGATCGGCCTTGGCCTCGAGGTCGCAGCGGTGCTCAGCCGGAGCCCGATAGTCTCGGCCGGCCTGGGTATCTTGGGGATGACAGCCTTATGGGACATGCTGGAGCTCCGCCGACAGGCCCGGCGCGTGGCCGCGGGGCATGCGCCCGCCAACCCGTCCAACCCGCGGCACGCACGGCTCCTGCTCGAAGGCCGGGCTACCACCGTCGATTGGATGGCGCGCGAGCCAGAGGGGCATCGACTCACACCCGAGGAACTGGCCGCTCACGTCCGCAAGCTTCAAACCGTTCCGGGGCCGATCGAAAGGCGAGGCGCATGA